In Microbacterium laevaniformans, a single window of DNA contains:
- a CDS encoding LysR family transcriptional regulator, with product MFELRRLRLLHELAQRGTIAAVAQALAYSPSTISQQLSQLEREAGVALLAPDGRRVRLTAHGETLAAYAARALDADEEIRGELEDTRLGIAPVRLAVLQTAARALVPAALTLLAERTPGLRVEISELPPEEGLFELGARGFDLAIAEQYPGLTRPHRSALDRDLLGVDPIRLATARAIGPLADLAEHAWVMEPRGTAAREWAMQQCRAAGFEPDVRFELADLSGHAELIAAGHAVGLLPDLLWAGGAPPVHLSALPGDPAREIFTAARRSSRNRPGIRSVREALADAFVARRV from the coding sequence GTGTTCGAGTTGAGACGCCTCCGACTGCTGCACGAACTCGCCCAGCGCGGCACGATCGCCGCCGTCGCACAGGCCTTGGCGTACAGCCCGTCCACGATCTCGCAGCAGTTGTCGCAGTTGGAGCGCGAGGCGGGAGTGGCGCTGCTCGCTCCGGATGGACGCCGCGTGCGGCTGACCGCGCACGGCGAGACGCTGGCCGCCTACGCGGCGCGCGCCCTCGATGCCGACGAGGAGATCCGCGGCGAACTCGAAGACACCCGCCTCGGGATCGCGCCGGTGCGTCTCGCCGTGCTGCAGACGGCCGCCCGCGCTCTCGTGCCCGCAGCCCTGACCCTGCTCGCCGAGCGGACGCCGGGCCTGCGCGTGGAGATCTCCGAGCTGCCGCCCGAAGAGGGGTTGTTCGAGCTCGGAGCGCGCGGCTTCGACCTCGCGATCGCCGAGCAGTACCCGGGGCTCACTCGCCCGCACCGATCGGCGCTCGATCGGGACCTGCTCGGCGTCGATCCGATCCGGCTGGCGACGGCGCGCGCCATCGGGCCGCTGGCCGACCTGGCCGAACACGCCTGGGTGATGGAGCCGCGCGGCACGGCAGCGCGCGAGTGGGCGATGCAGCAGTGCCGCGCCGCCGGGTTCGAGCCGGACGTCCGCTTCGAGCTCGCCGACCTCAGCGGGCATGCCGAGCTGATCGCCGCCGGTCACGCCGTCGGACTGCTGCCCGATCTGCTGTGGGCCGGCGGTGCGCCCCCGGTGCACCTCAGCGCGCTTCCGGGCGACCCGGCGCGCGAGATCTTCACGGCGGCTCGCCGATCCAGCCGCAACCGTCCCGGCATCCGCAGCGTCCGCGAGGCTCTCGCCGACGCGTTCGTCGCGCGCCGGGTCTGA
- a CDS encoding acyl-CoA thioesterase → MNVWWRTLLTIWRAKVLLHRRGPLPPRTVGRIRLRTLPTDIDLLGHMNNGRYASLFDLGRFDLLIRTGIWDAMNAQGWYAVVASETVTFRKSLQLWQRFTVESRLYAHDDKAVYQMHRAVVDGEVYAEMIVRARFLRRTGGVVNTDELFEALERPDDLPPLPQWVADWARDSALPSTKAPAPSEWD, encoded by the coding sequence GTGAATGTATGGTGGCGGACCCTCCTGACGATCTGGCGCGCGAAGGTGCTGCTGCATCGGCGCGGCCCGTTGCCGCCGCGCACCGTGGGGCGCATCAGGCTGCGGACGCTCCCGACCGACATCGACCTCCTCGGTCACATGAACAACGGCCGCTACGCCTCGCTGTTCGACCTCGGCCGCTTCGACCTGCTGATCCGCACCGGCATCTGGGATGCGATGAACGCGCAGGGCTGGTACGCGGTGGTCGCCAGTGAGACGGTGACCTTCCGCAAGTCGCTGCAGCTCTGGCAGCGCTTCACGGTCGAATCCCGCCTGTACGCCCACGATGACAAGGCCGTCTACCAGATGCACCGCGCGGTCGTGGACGGCGAGGTCTACGCCGAGATGATCGTCCGCGCGCGCTTCCTGCGCCGCACCGGCGGCGTGGTGAACACCGACGAGCTCTTCGAGGCGCTCGAGCGGCCGGATGATCTCCCACCGCTGCCGCAGTGGGTGGCCGACTGGGCTCGCGACAGCGCGCTGCCCTCGACGAAGGCCCCCGCGCCGAGCGAGTGGGACTGA
- a CDS encoding GNAT family N-acetyltransferase encodes MEAPTDITAQTDTVVRPVRDVDAEALGRVHATCWHETYDHLISKAALENVSPKRLAELWTHWAQQGPEFKMFAALVGGEIVGFAGSGPARDRDAPRTRELYFIYLLDQFHGTGIGQQLFDATVDADEELYLWVAEDNPRAHRFYARNGFTLDGATHTEPFLGETLTEVRFVR; translated from the coding sequence ATGGAAGCCCCCACCGACATCACCGCGCAGACCGACACCGTCGTCCGTCCCGTTCGTGACGTGGATGCCGAGGCCCTCGGACGTGTCCACGCCACGTGCTGGCACGAGACCTACGACCACCTCATCAGCAAGGCTGCTCTGGAAAACGTCTCACCCAAGCGCCTCGCCGAGCTGTGGACGCACTGGGCCCAGCAGGGCCCCGAGTTCAAGATGTTCGCCGCCCTCGTCGGCGGCGAGATCGTCGGATTCGCCGGCTCGGGCCCGGCGCGCGACCGCGACGCTCCGCGCACGCGTGAGCTCTACTTCATCTACCTGCTCGACCAGTTCCACGGCACCGGCATCGGGCAGCAGCTGTTCGACGCGACGGTCGACGCCGACGAGGAGCTCTACCTCTGGGTCGCCGAGGACAACCCGCGGGCGCACCGCTTCTACGCGCGCAACGGTTTCACGCTCGACGGCGCCACGCACACCGAGCCGTTCCTCGGCGAGACGCTCACCGAGGTCCGCTTCGTGCGCTGA
- a CDS encoding cytochrome b/b6 domain-containing protein encodes MATGGSSMRRGLPRVAGGEPWPPAASAPAEAVVEATPVVESTVAEADMAPSAVAPTHSGQQATAVAASALSRGSETVVRRGLPRVAGGEPWPTGVVAAAADAEAAYAEAAAVSAPTPRPAAADGAPSVRRGLPRVAGGDAWPPAGTEVAASTAVAVAAVDAAAPGEENASAEVAYAADSPLVPAVAEGPRAPLTVPQTAWAGRAASRRPQPKPEPQRIGPFTKTQWAGTVIVGGIGLLFAAGMAVLAVRFLLSLDGPRDFLATYPGEYHLPAGAPVGIPAWLGWQHFFNVFLMVLIIRSGLTIRREKRPSVFWAPKNNPKGKTSLTIWFHQALDILWLINGAVFIVLLFVTGQWMRIVPTSWEVVPNALSAALQYVSLDWPTENGWVNYNALQQLAYFSTVFIAAPLAAITGFRMSGMWPKKNLKLSAAYPIEWARKVHFPVMLFFVVFIVIHVVLVLATGALRNLNHMYAAQGSVDPTASADNWTGFWLFVVSLVVIAAAWVAARPLVLAPIARLFGTVSGR; translated from the coding sequence ATGGCGACCGGCGGATCGTCCATGCGCCGCGGCTTGCCGCGCGTCGCCGGTGGAGAACCGTGGCCGCCGGCCGCGAGCGCGCCCGCCGAGGCCGTCGTGGAGGCGACCCCTGTCGTGGAGAGCACTGTCGCCGAGGCAGACATGGCGCCGTCCGCCGTCGCACCGACGCACTCGGGGCAACAGGCGACCGCGGTGGCCGCCTCCGCACTTTCCCGCGGCAGCGAGACCGTCGTACGCCGGGGCTTGCCGCGCGTCGCCGGAGGCGAGCCGTGGCCGACCGGCGTCGTCGCTGCTGCCGCTGACGCCGAGGCGGCGTACGCGGAGGCGGCCGCGGTCTCCGCTCCGACGCCCCGACCCGCCGCGGCCGACGGCGCCCCATCGGTGCGACGCGGGCTGCCCCGCGTCGCGGGCGGCGACGCCTGGCCACCCGCCGGCACCGAGGTGGCTGCATCGACCGCGGTCGCCGTGGCCGCCGTCGATGCCGCGGCGCCCGGTGAGGAGAATGCCTCCGCGGAGGTCGCCTACGCCGCCGACAGCCCTCTCGTTCCCGCCGTCGCCGAGGGTCCGCGTGCGCCGCTGACCGTACCGCAGACCGCGTGGGCCGGTCGTGCCGCGTCGCGTCGGCCGCAGCCGAAGCCTGAACCGCAGCGCATCGGCCCGTTCACGAAGACGCAGTGGGCGGGCACCGTCATCGTCGGCGGGATCGGGCTCCTGTTCGCGGCGGGCATGGCGGTGCTCGCGGTGCGGTTCCTGCTGAGCCTCGACGGCCCGCGCGACTTCCTCGCGACCTACCCCGGGGAGTACCACCTGCCTGCCGGTGCGCCCGTCGGCATCCCCGCGTGGCTCGGCTGGCAGCACTTCTTCAACGTCTTCCTGATGGTGCTGATCATCCGCTCGGGGCTCACGATCCGCCGCGAGAAGCGGCCGAGCGTCTTCTGGGCGCCGAAGAACAACCCCAAGGGCAAGACGAGCCTGACGATCTGGTTCCATCAGGCGCTCGACATCCTGTGGCTCATCAACGGCGCCGTCTTCATCGTGCTGCTGTTCGTCACCGGCCAGTGGATGCGGATAGTCCCCACGAGCTGGGAAGTCGTCCCCAACGCGCTCAGCGCCGCGCTGCAGTACGTCTCGCTGGACTGGCCGACCGAGAACGGCTGGGTCAACTACAACGCGCTGCAGCAGCTCGCCTACTTCTCGACCGTCTTCATCGCCGCCCCGCTCGCCGCGATCACCGGCTTCCGGATGAGCGGGATGTGGCCGAAGAAGAACCTGAAGCTCAGCGCCGCCTACCCGATCGAGTGGGCGCGCAAGGTGCACTTCCCGGTGATGCTGTTCTTCGTCGTGTTCATCGTCATCCACGTCGTTCTCGTGCTCGCGACCGGGGCGCTGCGCAACCTCAACCACATGTACGCCGCGCAGGGCTCGGTCGACCCGACGGCCTCTGCGGACAACTGGACCGGCTTCTGGCTGTTCGTGGTCTCGCTCGTGGTCATCGCCGCCGCGTGGGTCGCCGCCCGCCCGCTCGTGCTCGCCCCGATCGCCCGCCTGTTCGGCACGGTCAGCGGGCGCTGA
- a CDS encoding electron transfer flavoprotein subunit alpha/FixB family protein, with protein sequence MVDVASDSILVLLDVTTGGELASSAAGLLGAAAGIGTPVALIVADEKAHAALAAAAGALGAAVVLTAGLGGADGSLTVPLVDAVAAASERVKPDAVLVSNSIEGRDIAGRYAARSRAALAVDVVGVSRDDEGVLAQHSVYGGAYNVTSAATFGPLVVTVRQGAVDARAAAVTEPRVVPLEVAASGAPAARITGFEAEVAASSRPELRGAAKVVSGGRGLGSAEKFALVEQLADALGAAVGASRAAVDAGYIPYSHQVGQTGVSVSPQLYVALGISGAIQHKAGMQTAKTIVAINKDGDAPIFDIADFGIVGDVFTVVPQLIAALDARKA encoded by the coding sequence ATGGTGGATGTCGCCTCGGACTCGATTCTCGTCCTGCTGGATGTCACGACGGGCGGCGAGCTGGCCAGCTCGGCTGCCGGACTGCTCGGTGCCGCCGCTGGCATCGGCACGCCGGTCGCGCTCATCGTCGCCGACGAGAAGGCGCATGCCGCCCTCGCCGCGGCGGCGGGTGCGCTGGGCGCCGCGGTCGTGCTCACCGCGGGCCTCGGCGGCGCGGACGGATCCCTGACGGTGCCCCTGGTCGATGCCGTCGCCGCGGCATCCGAGCGGGTGAAGCCCGATGCCGTGCTCGTCTCGAACTCCATCGAGGGACGCGACATCGCCGGGCGGTACGCGGCGCGCTCGCGCGCGGCTCTGGCCGTGGACGTCGTCGGCGTCTCCCGCGACGACGAGGGCGTGCTCGCACAGCACTCCGTCTACGGCGGGGCGTACAACGTCACGAGCGCCGCCACCTTCGGCCCTCTCGTCGTCACGGTGCGCCAGGGCGCGGTCGATGCCCGTGCCGCCGCGGTCACCGAGCCGCGGGTCGTGCCGCTGGAGGTCGCCGCCTCCGGCGCCCCGGCGGCGCGGATCACCGGCTTCGAGGCCGAGGTTGCGGCATCGTCGCGGCCGGAGCTGCGCGGCGCCGCAAAGGTCGTCTCGGGCGGACGCGGACTCGGCTCGGCCGAGAAGTTCGCACTCGTCGAGCAGCTCGCCGATGCCCTCGGCGCGGCTGTGGGCGCCTCGCGGGCCGCCGTGGATGCCGGGTACATCCCTTACTCGCACCAGGTCGGTCAGACCGGTGTGTCGGTGTCTCCGCAGTTGTATGTCGCTCTCGGCATCTCGGGCGCGATCCAGCACAAAGCCGGCATGCAGACCGCGAAGACGATCGTCGCGATCAATAAAGACGGCGACGCCCCGATCTTCGACATCGCCGACTTCGGCATCGTGGGGGACGTGTTCACGGTCGTCCCGCAGCTGATCGCCGCCCTCGACGCCAGGAAGGCCTGA
- a CDS encoding electron transfer flavoprotein subunit beta/FixA family protein — MKIVVLVKEVPDTYGDRKLDLETGLAVRSASERVLDEIGERALEVALSYADAHAGTEVAVVSMASEEAAATIRKGLAMGAASALQVVDPALAGADLGVTAVVLAAAVRRIGFDLVITGNLSTDGTGGVLPSMIAEHLQVPQATALSAVTIGEGEITGTRATDFGTAQVSATLPAVISITEALPDARFPNFKGIMAAKKKPFETVSLADLGVDVAPSVAAQSIMTAVAEKPPRGAGIKIVDEGDAADKLAAFLVENRLA, encoded by the coding sequence ATGAAGATCGTGGTGCTGGTCAAAGAAGTCCCTGACACCTACGGCGACCGCAAGCTCGACCTCGAGACCGGGCTCGCCGTGCGGTCCGCGTCGGAGCGTGTGCTCGATGAGATCGGCGAGCGGGCCCTCGAGGTCGCCCTCTCGTACGCCGATGCGCACGCCGGCACGGAGGTCGCTGTGGTCTCGATGGCATCGGAGGAGGCCGCGGCCACCATCCGCAAGGGGCTCGCGATGGGCGCGGCATCCGCGCTTCAGGTCGTCGACCCGGCGCTGGCCGGCGCCGATCTGGGCGTGACCGCGGTCGTGCTCGCCGCCGCGGTGCGTCGCATCGGGTTCGACCTCGTCATCACGGGCAACCTCTCCACCGACGGCACCGGCGGCGTGCTGCCGTCGATGATCGCCGAGCACCTGCAGGTCCCGCAGGCCACCGCGCTGTCGGCGGTCACGATCGGCGAGGGCGAGATCACCGGCACGCGCGCCACCGACTTCGGCACTGCGCAGGTGAGCGCGACCCTGCCGGCTGTGATCTCGATCACCGAAGCTCTGCCGGATGCCCGGTTCCCGAACTTCAAGGGCATCATGGCGGCCAAGAAGAAGCCGTTCGAGACCGTATCGCTGGCCGACCTGGGCGTCGACGTCGCCCCGTCCGTGGCCGCCCAATCGATCATGACGGCGGTCGCCGAAAAGCCCCCGCGCGGCGCAGGAATCAAGATCGTCGACGAGGGCGACGCCGCGGACAAGCTCGCGGCCTTCCTCGTCGAGAACCGACTGGCCTGA
- a CDS encoding MarR family transcriptional regulator has product MSRTPSSPRDPIAEARRQWVAHGWPEAAAGMAAVTSVMRAHQILLARVDETLKPFSLTFARYELLTLLSFTREGRMPLSSAASRLQVHPTSVTNTVDRLEAAGLVTREPHPGDRRATLVALTTAGRDLSARATAALNAAVFAAPGLEAGDVEGLVAIVARLRRSAGDVVSDS; this is encoded by the coding sequence GTGAGCCGCACGCCCTCGTCGCCGCGTGATCCGATCGCGGAGGCGCGTCGCCAGTGGGTGGCGCACGGCTGGCCCGAGGCGGCGGCCGGAATGGCGGCGGTGACGAGCGTCATGCGGGCACACCAGATTCTGCTCGCGCGCGTCGACGAGACCCTGAAGCCCTTCTCGCTCACGTTCGCCCGGTACGAGCTGCTGACGCTGCTGAGCTTCACCCGCGAGGGACGGATGCCGCTGTCGTCGGCGGCGAGCCGATTGCAGGTGCACCCGACGAGTGTGACCAACACCGTCGACCGGCTCGAAGCGGCCGGGCTCGTCACGCGTGAGCCGCACCCCGGCGATCGCCGGGCAACGCTCGTCGCCCTGACAACAGCGGGGCGCGACCTGTCGGCGCGAGCCACGGCGGCGCTCAACGCCGCCGTGTTCGCCGCGCCGGGGCTCGAGGCCGGCGACGTGGAAGGCCTCGTCGCGATCGTGGCGCGACTGCGCCGGTCGGCCGGCGACGTCGTCAGCGATTCGTGA
- a CDS encoding enoyl-CoA hydratase-related protein produces MSDYSTILVSTRGRVGWITLNRPEALNALNSTLVDELAAAAVAFDADEEIGCIVVTGSERAFAAGADIKEMEDKSPVEMALRNPFVGLEAFSRVRTPVIAAVAGYALGGGCELAMACDIILAADSARFGQPEITLGVIPGLGGTQRLPRAIGYYKAAELVLTGRMMDAVEAERAGLVSRVVPAADLLAEAEAMAEQIAAKSLPVLYAAKESLRASLETSAAEGLRFEKQVFTSLFALDDQKEGMAAFREKRPPRFTNR; encoded by the coding sequence ATGAGCGACTACTCCACGATCCTCGTCTCCACCCGCGGCCGCGTCGGCTGGATCACCCTGAACAGGCCCGAGGCGCTCAACGCGCTCAACTCGACCCTGGTCGACGAACTCGCCGCCGCGGCGGTCGCATTCGACGCCGACGAAGAGATCGGGTGCATCGTCGTGACCGGCTCGGAGCGCGCCTTCGCCGCCGGAGCCGACATCAAGGAGATGGAGGACAAGTCGCCGGTCGAGATGGCGCTGCGCAACCCCTTCGTCGGTCTCGAGGCCTTCTCGCGTGTGCGCACCCCCGTCATCGCCGCCGTCGCGGGGTACGCGCTCGGCGGCGGGTGCGAGCTGGCGATGGCCTGCGACATCATCCTGGCCGCCGACAGCGCCCGCTTCGGCCAGCCGGAGATCACGCTCGGCGTCATCCCCGGCCTCGGTGGCACGCAGCGTCTGCCGCGCGCGATCGGTTACTACAAGGCGGCCGAGCTCGTGCTCACCGGGCGGATGATGGATGCCGTCGAAGCCGAGCGGGCCGGTCTGGTCTCCCGCGTCGTGCCCGCCGCCGACCTGCTCGCCGAGGCGGAGGCGATGGCCGAGCAGATCGCCGCGAAATCGCTGCCCGTGCTCTACGCCGCGAAGGAGTCGCTGCGGGCCTCGCTGGAGACCAGCGCTGCCGAGGGGCTGCGCTTCGAGAAGCAGGTCTTCACGTCGCTCTTCGCGCTCGACGACCAGAAGGAGGGCATGGCCGCCTTCCGGGAGAAGCGTCCGCCGCGATTCACGAATCGCTGA
- a CDS encoding acyl-CoA dehydrogenase family protein — protein MSMTVSPSLSADERGAILGAVRDFARTRLEPHALEWDRDKHFPRDVLADAGELGLGGLYVREDVGGTALTREDAALVFEQLSMGDPTIAAYISIHNMVAWMIDSYGTPAQREQWLPRLITLRDLGAYCLTEPGAGSDAAAITTSAIADGEQYVLTGVKQFISGAGEAAVYVVMARTGEPGARGISAFLVPADAEGLSFGPNERKMGWNAQPTRQVILDEVRVPASALLGSVGEGFRIAMSGLNGGRVNIAACSVGGAQWALDRAVRYVHERFTFGEALAERQSVVFALADMATQLQTARALVRDAARAIDNGADDVAVQCAMAKRFATDAGFEVANRALQLHGGYGYLQEYGIEKVVRDLRVHQILEGTNEIMRVIIGRDVLGA, from the coding sequence ATGAGCATGACTGTGTCCCCTTCCCTCTCCGCCGATGAGCGGGGAGCCATCCTCGGAGCCGTCCGCGACTTCGCCCGGACGCGGCTGGAGCCGCACGCGCTGGAATGGGATCGCGACAAGCACTTTCCGCGGGATGTGCTCGCCGACGCCGGAGAACTCGGCCTCGGAGGGCTGTACGTGCGTGAGGACGTCGGCGGCACCGCTCTGACGCGTGAGGACGCCGCACTCGTCTTCGAGCAGCTGTCGATGGGCGATCCCACGATCGCCGCGTACATCAGCATCCACAACATGGTCGCCTGGATGATCGACAGCTACGGCACTCCGGCGCAGCGCGAGCAGTGGCTGCCGCGTCTGATCACGCTGCGCGACCTCGGCGCGTACTGCCTGACGGAGCCCGGCGCCGGCTCGGATGCCGCGGCCATCACCACCAGTGCGATCGCCGACGGTGAGCAGTATGTGCTCACCGGGGTCAAGCAGTTCATCTCGGGCGCCGGAGAGGCGGCGGTCTACGTCGTCATGGCTCGCACCGGCGAGCCCGGCGCGCGCGGCATCAGCGCCTTCCTCGTGCCGGCGGATGCCGAGGGCCTGAGTTTCGGACCCAACGAGCGCAAGATGGGGTGGAATGCGCAGCCCACTCGTCAGGTGATCCTGGACGAGGTGCGGGTCCCGGCATCCGCTCTGCTGGGTAGCGTCGGCGAGGGGTTTCGCATCGCGATGAGCGGGCTCAACGGGGGTCGGGTCAACATCGCGGCCTGCTCCGTCGGCGGTGCCCAGTGGGCTCTCGATCGTGCCGTGCGCTACGTGCACGAACGCTTCACGTTCGGTGAGGCGCTCGCCGAACGACAGAGCGTCGTGTTCGCGCTCGCCGACATGGCCACGCAGCTGCAGACGGCCCGCGCGCTCGTCCGCGACGCCGCCCGCGCCATCGACAACGGGGCCGACGATGTCGCCGTGCAGTGCGCGATGGCCAAGCGGTTCGCGACCGACGCCGGCTTCGAGGTCGCCAACCGGGCGCTGCAGTTGCACGGCGGGTACGGCTACCTGCAGGAGTACGGGATCGAGAAGGTGGTGCGCGATCTGCGGGTGCATCAGATCCTGGAGGGCACGAACGAGATCATGCGGGTCATCATCGGTCGCGACGTTCTGGGAGCATGA
- a CDS encoding thiolase family protein — MRTAVIVDAVRTPSGRGKPGGALSGIHPVDLAALVLRATLERNGLESAQIDDVLLGCVSQVGEQTMNIARQAVLAAGFDERVPATTIDRQCGSSQQAAQFAAQGVMAGQYDIVIAGGVESMSRVPLGVAASVAGSPFSPGLHARYPDGLVNQGVSAELIAARWGFSRDELDAYAAESHERAAEAQVQGRFASQLLAVDGVEIDETVRPGTTVAGLSGLAPAFRTDAMAERFPEIDWLITPGNSSPLTDGASAVLIMSEQKARELGLTPRARFHAFAVIGDDPLMMLTGPIPATRRVLERGGLTIDDLDAYEVNEAFAPVPLAWAAELGADAAKLNPWGGAIALGHALGSSGTRLLGTLLAHLESTGGRYGLQTMCEGGGMANATIIERL; from the coding sequence ATGCGCACCGCCGTCATCGTCGACGCCGTCCGCACCCCGTCGGGGCGCGGCAAGCCGGGCGGGGCGCTCAGCGGCATCCATCCGGTCGACCTCGCCGCGCTGGTGCTGCGCGCGACGCTCGAACGCAACGGCCTGGAATCGGCGCAGATCGACGACGTGCTGCTCGGCTGCGTCAGCCAGGTCGGCGAACAGACGATGAACATCGCGCGTCAGGCGGTGCTCGCGGCCGGATTCGACGAGCGCGTTCCGGCGACGACGATCGATCGGCAGTGCGGATCGAGCCAGCAGGCCGCGCAGTTCGCGGCGCAGGGCGTCATGGCCGGACAGTACGACATCGTCATCGCCGGCGGCGTCGAATCGATGAGCCGCGTGCCTCTCGGGGTCGCGGCATCCGTCGCCGGTTCACCCTTCTCACCGGGGTTGCACGCGCGCTATCCCGACGGACTCGTGAACCAGGGCGTGTCGGCCGAGCTGATCGCGGCGCGCTGGGGCTTCTCGCGCGACGAGCTCGACGCGTACGCGGCCGAGTCGCACGAACGCGCTGCCGAGGCGCAGGTCCAGGGCAGATTCGCCTCGCAGCTGCTGGCCGTCGACGGTGTCGAGATCGACGAGACGGTGCGCCCGGGCACCACCGTCGCGGGTCTTTCCGGCCTCGCGCCGGCCTTCCGCACCGATGCCATGGCGGAGCGCTTTCCCGAGATCGACTGGCTGATCACACCCGGCAACTCTTCTCCGCTGACCGACGGCGCCTCCGCCGTCCTGATCATGAGCGAGCAGAAGGCGCGCGAGCTGGGGCTGACGCCGCGTGCGCGCTTCCACGCGTTCGCCGTCATCGGCGACGACCCCCTGATGATGCTCACGGGGCCGATTCCCGCGACACGTCGCGTGCTGGAGCGCGGTGGCCTGACGATCGACGATCTCGACGCGTACGAGGTCAACGAGGCGTTCGCCCCGGTGCCGCTCGCGTGGGCCGCCGAACTCGGCGCGGATGCCGCCAAGCTCAACCCCTGGGGAGGGGCGATCGCCCTCGGGCACGCGCTCGGCTCCAGCGGCACGCGACTTCTCGGTACGCTCCTCGCGCACCTCGAGTCCACCGGCGGACGGTACGGACTGCAGACCATGTGCGAGGGCGGGGGCATGGCGAACGCCACCATCATCGAACGGCTCTAG